ATTGAAAATCGCTTTGTTTTTTGCCGTATTCACTTTCAGAACAGGACTCAAGCGCGACCTCTCCGCTTCCTGCTTTTGAACCGTTTTCAAGTCATCTTTAATGTTGACATCAGAAGGAGCAATAATCGTTTCCGGCGCTCGTGTTCCAATCGCCAGTTGAGGTTGGTTATACAGCCGATTCCCCACGACTCCTGTCAAGGTCAGTAAAGCGAGGAGAAACATTAACCACGAACCAGAAGCGAAAATAGCAGTGATTTGTCTTCCGATTCCTTGCCATGAGGAAAGCCGCTTGCGAGGATGATCAGCGAGTCGATGAGTAATACTAGGAGAATGTTTCATCAGCTTTAAATCGCTTTGCCGAGCTGAATTAGGACCTATCATCAAGCTTGGCGCTACTCCATCAGTTAATAATTTTAAATTTAAGGTTTCTGCCTACGAGGTTGAATCACTCCGCAGGGCGCAATTGCCATTGCATTTACATCTAGGTGCTCGTCAAAGTTAGCTTGCCCAGGAAAGTGATAGTTCCCTGACCAAGTGGCCCACATTAATCTCAACTTTTGTTTCCATTCTGTCCTCTCTTTTTGCAACAGACAACGCCAAGGAACCGGAATTGCATTCACCCCATTATGCACTCCCGATAAAGCGCCTACTAAAGCCAAAATTATTGAATTTGACCCCTCGCTTGCTTTCACCCTCCTCACACTTAGGGCTAAATTTTCTGAGGTTGTCGCAAAACAGTATAAAGCCAACCAAATGTCTTGGCAAGTCGAGGGTAACTTTAGCTTTATTTCTTGTAAGGTTGCTTCTTGTTCTAGACTATTTTGTAACATTGTTAAAACGTTGCCATTGCCAGATGAATCCTCGTCTAAATCTTTTCTTAATTTTTTAAAGAGAGTATTCCCTGGCAACTTTTCGCTAGTTCCCCAAGTAATTGCTGTCGCATACGCCAAAATCGCTGCGGTTGCTAAAGATGATTCATTTTTCTGTTGTGCAATTGCACTCAGTTGCTCCCCCCAGGTTTCGGGTTGGTCATTGAAAAATAAGATTAGGGGTAAGCAGGATAAGATAATTTCGCTCGTTGTATATCCTTTCCAATTAATCCCCCCTTGCCACTGTCCTGTTTCTGCTAATGCTTGAATAGCTTGGTTTTGTCTCTCGTACCAAGACTCAACTTGAGCCCCTTCTGAAACGTTTCCCATCCAGGGGAGACAACTTCCCAGTAAAGCACCTTCCCAACGAGATAAGAGAGTCTGCTGCATGGTTTAACTCTCTTTTTTACTTTGCAAATAACGGACAAGCGCTTCTAATCCTAAGCGATAGCTCTCTGCACCAAACCCACTGATTTGACCGAGGGCAATTGATGCTATGTATGAATGGTGGCGGAATGATTCCCTTTGGTAAATATTGCTTAAATGAACTTCCACTACAGGAAGTTTCACGCCTGATAAAGCATCACGAATGGCTACACTTGTGTGCGTATAAGCTCCAGCATTAATAACAATGCCATCCTTGTTTTCTAGCGCACCATGAATCGCCTCCACCATTGCTCCTTCTGAGTTATGCTGTTGACATTCCACATAGCTATGCAGCTCTGCGCCATAATTTTTCAGAGCTGCATTAATTTGCTCTAAACTTGAAACTCCATAAATGGAGGGTTCACGAATACCTAGTAGGTTTAAGTTAGGGCCGTGTAAAACTAAGATTTGTAGCTGCTGCACCAGTTTTTAAGTCTGCTTCCCTTAGCGATAATAACGGGAAACTCGCTCTTCGACGGGGACAGGGATTGGCTCAGCTTCTGGCTCCATTTCCGGTCCAAGCAATAGCTCAATTAATTTACGACCCCAATCTTTCAGTTTTTCAAGTGCTCTTTCTATAGATTCCATTGAACAGATGGCTCCTGTGAGACCTCATTTCAACTAACTGGTATGACGTGATGATTCTCCTGAATCAGGAGACACGTTTCTAGCGTAATAACGGAGATAGCTAACCGTTCTATGAACTATTTTAGCTAACCAGATTAATAATTAACTGGTAACTCCATGCGCTTTCATATACTTATGTTAATCTTAACACATCGCTATTTTACTCAATCTTAGGGGTGAAACTTTCATGAGAAAAGGGTTTGCGCCTCTAATTTTTCCTATTTACAAAAATTTATACACTTTTAAGAAAAGTTGAAGTTTTGGCTGTGAGTTGTGATCCAACGCTCAATAATGGGATTGACTTCCTCTGGCGCTTCGTCTTGAGGACAATGTCCCAATCCAGGTAAAGCGATAAAATCTTCCACCACCGGAAAACCAGTTAATTCTTTACCTAAAGCAACAGGTTCCCAAGGATCATCCGTCCCCCACAAAATAAGGACTGGACAACTCAGCTTAGGTAATAGATCTTCTGCCAGGGGACCTTGAGAATAATTGGTAAAGGCAACAAACACTCCAGCTGCCCCAGGATCTTGAGCGGGGGCAAGTAACATCTCTACGAGTTCATCAGTCACTGCTTCTGGACGTTGATAGGCTTGTAATAAAACGTTGCGTACAGTCTTCGGTTTGGCAATTTGATGGAAAAACCATTTCCCGATGGGAGGATAGCTTAAGATTTTTTGGGCAATGGGCGCACCAAAACGACGATGCCACGGTAAGGCTTGTCGCTTCCGTTCATGCAAGAGTCGCAAAGAAATATTCAGGTTAATTACCCCTAAACTGATTTCTGGGTGCATCACTGCCGCTTGCATCGCTGCGATACAACCAATGGAGTTTCCCACCAAAAAAACCGGGGTTCCTACCACTTCTTGGCAAAAATCAGCAATTTGTTCGCCCCAAGTTTCAAACGTATAATCAATTTCGGTTCCGGGTTGGGGTTTAGCGGAACCGCCAAAGCCAATTAAGTCTAAAGCATAGCAGCGAAAGGAGGCTCCAAGTACCGGTAAATTTTTCCGCCAGTGTCCAGAAGAAGCGCCAAAGCCATGAATACAAACGATCGCGCTCCCTTTCTCCCCACAGGTGCGATAAGTAATGGGATAACCGCGCCAGGTCCAAGTTTTCACTTCTGTTTTAAGCTGGGATGAAGATGTCATAGTTTTTGTCAAGATACTCTAAATAATTTGTAACAAAAAGAAGGAGAATAGACCAGTACAATATGAGAGAAGTCGGAATCAACACGCGCTCATGTCAATTCAAACCCCTAACTGGGTTAAAAATGCCGTATTTTATCAAATTTTCCCGGATCGGTTTGCCAAAGCCCAACCCCCAAAAGGGACATCATCGATTTTTCAGCACGTCAAATTTGAACCTTGGGAAGACCCACCGACCCTGCAAGGGTACAAAGGAGGAAATTTGTGGGGTGTGATTGAGCAGCTCGATTATTTGCAAGATTTGGGAATAACTGCTTTATATCTAACGCCCGTTTTTCAATCAGCTTCTAACCACCGTTATCACACTCATGATTATTATCAGGTTGATCCGATTTTAGGGGGCAATGAAGCGCTCCAAGCGCTTTTAAGGGCTGCCCATCAACGGAATGTGAAGGTAATTTTGGATGGGGTTTTTAATCACGCGAGTCGCGGTTTTTTCTACTTTAATGACATTTTGGAAAATGGTCCCTACTCCCCCTGGGTGGATTGGTTTAAGATTAAAGACTGGCCTGTTTCAGCGTATAATGGCGATTTACCGGCAAACTATGCCAGTTGGGTGGGCAATCGGGCATTACCGGAATTCAATCATGACAATCCGGATGTAAGAGAGTATATTATGCGGGTGGGAGAGTATTGGCTCCAGCAAGGAATTGATGGTTGGCGATTAGATGTCCCCTATGAAATTGAAATCCCCGGATTTTGGCAGGAATTTCGAGAAAGAGTGAAGAAAATTAACTCAGAAGCCTATA
This window of the Cyanobacteria bacterium GSL.Bin1 genome carries:
- the aroQ gene encoding type II 3-dehydroquinate dehydratase translates to MQQLQILVLHGPNLNLLGIREPSIYGVSSLEQINAALKNYGAELHSYVECQQHNSEGAMVEAIHGALENKDGIVINAGAYTHTSVAIRDALSGVKLPVVEVHLSNIYQRESFRHHSYIASIALGQISGFGAESYRLGLEALVRYLQSKKES
- a CDS encoding alpha/beta fold hydrolase, with translation MTSSSQLKTEVKTWTWRGYPITYRTCGEKGSAIVCIHGFGASSGHWRKNLPVLGASFRCYALDLIGFGGSAKPQPGTEIDYTFETWGEQIADFCQEVVGTPVFLVGNSIGCIAAMQAAVMHPEISLGVINLNISLRLLHERKRQALPWHRRFGAPIAQKILSYPPIGKWFFHQIAKPKTVRNVLLQAYQRPEAVTDELVEMLLAPAQDPGAAGVFVAFTNYSQGPLAEDLLPKLSCPVLILWGTDDPWEPVALGKELTGFPVVEDFIALPGLGHCPQDEAPEEVNPIIERWITTHSQNFNFS